In Gymnogyps californianus isolate 813 chromosome 1, ASM1813914v2, whole genome shotgun sequence, the following are encoded in one genomic region:
- the NAPEPLD gene encoding N-acyl-phosphatidylethanolamine-hydrolyzing phospholipase D isoform X3 produces MEEEEEDETPQGQQQPGSSLQKDMDKKMDEEQPLTVCNQYPKEVVRKRQNSGRGSRGSDSSRTSRKSFRLDYRLEEDVTKSKRGKDGKFVNPWPTWKSPTLPNILKWSLMEKNNSNVPCSKQELDKELPVLKPYFVQKPELAGKTGTGMRVTWLGHASVMVEMDELIFLTDPIFSQRASPTQLMGPKRFRGPPCTVEQLPKIDAVMISHTHYDHLDYNTVMSLNERFGSDTGYCVAFEQIGKRFGPFDLAAIPIGAYEPRWFMKYQHVDPEEAVRIHIDVQAKKSVAIHWGTFALANEYYLDPPVKLNEALERYGLKKDDFFVLNHGESRDLSTNDGFE; encoded by the exons tTCTCTTCAGAAGGATATGGATAAGAAAATGGATGAAGAGCAGCCTTTGACTGTGTGTAACCAGTACCCTAAAGAAGTGGTGAGGAAACGTCAGAATTCGGGTCGAGGTTCCAGGGGCAGCGATTCTTCCAGGACCTCCAGGAAAAGCTTCAGGCTGGACTACAGATTAGAAGAGGATGTAACTAAATCAAAGAGAGGCAAAGATGGGAAATTTGTCAACCCGTGGCCAACGTGGAAATCACCAACCTtgccaaatattttgaaatggtccctcatggaaaaaaataacagcaatgtGCCGTGCTCAAAGCAG GAACTCGATAAAGAGCTTCCAGTGTTAAAACCTTACTTTGTTCAAAAGCCGGAACTTGCTGGGAAGACAGGAACTGGTATGCGAGTCACGTGGTTGGGACATGCCTCGGTTATGGTGGAAATGGATGAACTTATATTTCTTACCGACCCAATCTTCAGCCAGCGAGCTTCCCCTACTCAGCTGATGGGTCCCAAGCGCTTCCGAGGACCTCCGTGCACAGTAGAGCAGCTCCCCAAAATAGATGCAGTCATGATCAGCCATACCCATTATGATCATTTGGACTACAACACTGTAATGAGTTTAAATGAACGCTTTGGGA gtgaTACTGGATATTGTGTTGCTTTTGAACAGATAGGTAAAAGGTTTGGACCTTTTGATCTTGCAGCCATCCCCATCGGAGCTTATGAGCCAAG GTGGTTTATGAAATACCAGCACGTGGATCCTGAAGAAGCAGTAAGAATCCATATTGATGTTCAAGCAAAGAAGTCTGTAGCAATTCATTGGGGGACCTTTGCTTTAGCAAATGAG TATTACTTGGATCCTCCAGTTAAATTGAATGAAGCTCTTGAAAGATACGGCTTGAAAAAAGACGACTTCTTTGTCTTAAACCATGGAGAATCCCGGGACTTGAGTACAAATGATGGGTTTGAATAA
- the NAPEPLD gene encoding N-acyl-phosphatidylethanolamine-hydrolyzing phospholipase D isoform X2 — protein MDKKMDEEQPLTVCNQYPKEVVRKRQNSGRGSRGSDSSRTSRKSFRLDYRLEEDVTKSKRGKDGKFVNPWPTWKSPTLPNILKWSLMEKNNSNVPCSKQELDKELPVLKPYFVQKPELAGKTGTGMRVTWLGHASVMVEMDELIFLTDPIFSQRASPTQLMGPKRFRGPPCTVEQLPKIDAVMISHTHYDHLDYNTVMSLNERFGSELRWFVPLGLLDWMQRCGCENVIELDWWEENCVPGRDAVTFVFTPSQHWCKRTATDDNKVLWGSWSVLGPWNRFFFSGDTGYCVAFEQIGKRFGPFDLAAIPIGAYEPRWFMKYQHVDPEEAVRIHIDVQAKKSVAIHWGTFALANEYYLDPPVKLNEALERYGLKKDDFFVLNHGESRDLSTNDGFE, from the exons ATGGATAAGAAAATGGATGAAGAGCAGCCTTTGACTGTGTGTAACCAGTACCCTAAAGAAGTGGTGAGGAAACGTCAGAATTCGGGTCGAGGTTCCAGGGGCAGCGATTCTTCCAGGACCTCCAGGAAAAGCTTCAGGCTGGACTACAGATTAGAAGAGGATGTAACTAAATCAAAGAGAGGCAAAGATGGGAAATTTGTCAACCCGTGGCCAACGTGGAAATCACCAACCTtgccaaatattttgaaatggtccctcatggaaaaaaataacagcaatgtGCCGTGCTCAAAGCAG GAACTCGATAAAGAGCTTCCAGTGTTAAAACCTTACTTTGTTCAAAAGCCGGAACTTGCTGGGAAGACAGGAACTGGTATGCGAGTCACGTGGTTGGGACATGCCTCGGTTATGGTGGAAATGGATGAACTTATATTTCTTACCGACCCAATCTTCAGCCAGCGAGCTTCCCCTACTCAGCTGATGGGTCCCAAGCGCTTCCGAGGACCTCCGTGCACAGTAGAGCAGCTCCCCAAAATAGATGCAGTCATGATCAGCCATACCCATTATGATCATTTGGACTACAACACTGTAATGAGTTTAAATGAACGCTTTGGGAGTGAGCTGCGCTGGTTTGTGCCTCTGGGGCTCTTGGACTGGATGCAGAGATGCGGTTGTGAGAATGTGATTGAACTGGATTGGTGGGAAGAGAACTGCGTCCCTGGTCGTGATGCAGTAACTTTTGTCTTCACCCCTTCTCAACATTGGTGCAAAAGGACTGCGACAGATGACAACAAGGTTCTTTGGGGCAGCTGGTCTGTCTTGGGACCTTGGaataggtttttcttttcaggtgaTACTGGATATTGTGTTGCTTTTGAACAGATAGGTAAAAGGTTTGGACCTTTTGATCTTGCAGCCATCCCCATCGGAGCTTATGAGCCAAG GTGGTTTATGAAATACCAGCACGTGGATCCTGAAGAAGCAGTAAGAATCCATATTGATGTTCAAGCAAAGAAGTCTGTAGCAATTCATTGGGGGACCTTTGCTTTAGCAAATGAG TATTACTTGGATCCTCCAGTTAAATTGAATGAAGCTCTTGAAAGATACGGCTTGAAAAAAGACGACTTCTTTGTCTTAAACCATGGAGAATCCCGGGACTTGAGTACAAATGATGGGTTTGAATAA
- the ARMC10 gene encoding armadillo repeat-containing protein 10 isoform X1: MDADALQKLIHLLQATDDPLIQEQALITLSNSAAFSVNQDIIRNLGGLSVIGGMLSDCVPKVKEKALNALNNLSMNIKNQEEIQVYITQVCRNIESAPLNSDLQLAGLRLLTNMSVTTDYHHKMINSIPCFLHLLSEGTERTQIQVLKVLVNFSVNPAMTRHLLRAQVPSLVLLFDNCINRDILLRALTFAANLKKNVNNEDGTMMQDQYSEDSIFFTLCRDSTLFAQKLASLLHHPDTEVKEQVVRILTQ; encoded by the exons ATGGATGCGGATGCTCTACAGAAACTTATTCATTTGCTCCAGGCCACAGATGATCCATTAATTCAAGAGCAAGCTTTAATCACTCTCAGCAACAGTGCTGCCTTCTCTGTAAATCAA GATATAATCCGAAATTTGGGTGGCCTTTCTGTTATTGGAGGGATGCTCTCAGACTGCGTTCccaaagttaaagaaaaagcactaaATGCACTTAATAATTTGAgtatgaatattaaaaatcagGAAGAGATACAG gTATATATTACGCAAGTTTGTAGGAACATTGAGTCAGCTCCCCTGAACTCTGATCTGCAGCTAGCCGGACTCAGATTGTTGACTAATATGTCTGTTACCACTGACTACCACCATAAGATGATAAACTCAATTCCAtgctttcttcatttgctttcagaaggaACTGAAAGGACACAG ATTCAAGTTTTGAAAGTACTTGTGAACTTCTCTGTAAACCCAGCCATGACAAGACATCTCCTCAGAGCTCAA GTGCCATCACTGGTGTTACTTTTTGACAACTGTATAAACAGAGATATTCTGCTTAGAGCCTTGACGTTTGCagcaaatttgaaaaagaaCGTGAACAACGAAGATGGCACCATGATGCAGGACCAATACAGCGAAGATTCAATTTTCTTTACACTCTGCAGGGACTCCACCCTATTTGCTCAGAAACTGGCATCTTTGTTGCATCACCCTGATACAGAAGTGAAAGAGCAAGTTGTGAGAATATTAACacaatag
- the ARMC10 gene encoding armadillo repeat-containing protein 10 isoform X2 translates to MGEPRRTVARAAAIVLGAGACYCLWRLAAGGRRGQRAAAGAARGPPSDNSPPASTHTMDADALQKLIHLLQATDDPLIQEQALITLSNSAAFSVNQDIIRNLGGLSVIGGMLSDCVPKVKEKALNALNNLSMNIKNQEEIQVYITQVCRNIESAPLNSDLQLAGLRLLTNMSVTTDYHHKMINSIPCFLHLLSEGTERTQIQVLKVLVNFSVNPAMTRHLLRAQVPSLVLLFDNCINRDILLRALTFAANLKKNVNNEDGTMMQDQYSEDSIFFTLCRDSTLFAQKLASLLHHPDTEVKEQVVRILTQ, encoded by the exons ATGGGGGAGCCGCGGCGGACGGTGGCGAGAGCGGCGGCCATCGTGCTCGGGGCGGGCGCCTGCTACTGCCTGTGGCGgctggcggcgggcgggcggcgggggcagcgggcTGCGGCCGGAGCCGCCCGGGGCCCGCCGTCAG acAACAGTCCTCCAGCGTCAACCCATACCATGGATGCGGATGCTCTACAGAAACTTATTCATTTGCTCCAGGCCACAGATGATCCATTAATTCAAGAGCAAGCTTTAATCACTCTCAGCAACAGTGCTGCCTTCTCTGTAAATCAA GATATAATCCGAAATTTGGGTGGCCTTTCTGTTATTGGAGGGATGCTCTCAGACTGCGTTCccaaagttaaagaaaaagcactaaATGCACTTAATAATTTGAgtatgaatattaaaaatcagGAAGAGATACAG gTATATATTACGCAAGTTTGTAGGAACATTGAGTCAGCTCCCCTGAACTCTGATCTGCAGCTAGCCGGACTCAGATTGTTGACTAATATGTCTGTTACCACTGACTACCACCATAAGATGATAAACTCAATTCCAtgctttcttcatttgctttcagaaggaACTGAAAGGACACAG ATTCAAGTTTTGAAAGTACTTGTGAACTTCTCTGTAAACCCAGCCATGACAAGACATCTCCTCAGAGCTCAA GTGCCATCACTGGTGTTACTTTTTGACAACTGTATAAACAGAGATATTCTGCTTAGAGCCTTGACGTTTGCagcaaatttgaaaaagaaCGTGAACAACGAAGATGGCACCATGATGCAGGACCAATACAGCGAAGATTCAATTTTCTTTACACTCTGCAGGGACTCCACCCTATTTGCTCAGAAACTGGCATCTTTGTTGCATCACCCTGATACAGAAGTGAAAGAGCAAGTTGTGAGAATATTAACacaatag